A genomic window from Fusarium oxysporum Fo47 chromosome VIII, complete sequence includes:
- a CDS encoding amino acid/polyamine transporter I produces MSSDTKNKDVSPYEGDDSEVQQGESHETLHRVYNTWTATAYQVLMMASWTCNIVLYSTVYDIGGPMMLIYSTIIVTIGQGFLMASLAELCSVWPYAGGQQAFTKYLAPHSIRRFLSYLVGWVVLIGEITTAAGCSMNSAQITAAIIELHYPDFHPESWNIYLLYVAMTVFSLVFCFSQKHLPVIAVIGCIITVGGGIAWGASFLALSPKQTASFVFTQFMNNSGYHSSIWVGIMSFYTPIYALYGTDGILHIAEEMQDAPKTAPRAMVYSMILSGITSLIGALIMAFCAGDWQAYMEFDSAGGSALIVLVIVLLNFLVTVSVNTASSRLVWGMACDRALPFSNVFANINQTAQTPLNALMLNIVAELAFGLVLFGSDYAFEILASLSGVAIQFGYLIPILMLLIRGRSILPDDRQFKLYRFGYVINLAAVCWSSLVIVILFFPLYVPITVNNLLDMNWAIVLFTGLVVFIVLDWMFRGSFHYVIMEE; encoded by the exons ATGTCGTCAGACACCAAAAACAAGGATGTTTCGCCTTATGAAGGTGATGACTCTGAAGTCCAGCAGGGTGAATCCCATGAAACCCTTCATCGTGTATACAATACATGGACAG CCACCGCATATCAGGTCCTTATGATGGCAAGCTGGACCTGCAATATCGTTCTTTACTCAACTGTATACGATATTGGCGGGCCCATGATGCTCATATACTCGAC GATTATCGTTACAATTGGACAGGGCTTTTTAATGGCTTCGTTGGCTGAGCTGTGCTCAGTGTGGCCGTATGCAGGTGGTCAGCA GGCTTTTACCAAGTACCTTGCACCCCACAG TATTCGTCGGTTCCTATCATACCTCGTCGGGTGGGTCGTTCTCATTGGAGAAATCACTACAGCAGCTGGATGTTCTATGAATAGTGCACAGATCACTGCGGCCATCATCGAGCTACACTATCCCGACTTTCATCCAGAG AGCTGGAATATATACCTCCTTTACGTCGCTATGACAGTATTCTCCCTTGTCTTCTGCTTTTCACAGAAGCATCTGCCTGTCATTGCCGTCATAGGATGCATTATCACGGTAGGAGGCGGTATAGCATGGGGTGCCTCGTTCCTTGCACTCTCCCCGAAACAAACAGCCAGTTTCGTCTTTACTCAATTTATGAATAACTCCGGTTACCATAGTTCTATATGGGTAGGTATTATGAGTTTCTATACACCTATCTATGCATTATATGGGACCGATGGTATTCTTCATATTGCCGAGGAAATGCAGGATGCTCCAAAAACCGCGCCG CGAGCTATGGTATACTCTATGATCTTGAGTGGTATTACATCTCTTATAGGCGCTCTTATTATGGCCTTCTGCGCTGGAGATTGGCAGGCTTATATGGAATTCGA TTCTGCAGGTGGTAGCGCTCTTATAGTTCTTGTCATTGTTCTTCTTAA CTTCCTAGTCACTGTTAGTGTCAACACAGCCTCGTCTAGACTTGTGTGGGGTATGGCCTGCGATCGTGCCTTGCCCTTTTCCAACGTCTTCGCCAATATCAATCAAACAGCTCAGACACCGCTAAATGCGCTGATGCTTAATATCGTCGCAGAGCTAGCATTTG GACTTGTACTTTTTGGGAGCGACTATGCCTTCGAAATCCTGGCCAGCTTGAGCGGAGTTGCTATTCAATTCGGATATTTGATCCCAATCTTGATG CTTCTTATTCGAGGGCGCAGCATCCTCCCGGATGATCGGCAATTCAAGCTCTATCGATTTGGCTATGTTATTAATCTAGCTGCTGTGTGCTGGTCATCACTTGTGATTGTCATCTTGTT CTTTCCTCTTTATGTGCCAATTACTGTTAATAATCTTT TGGATATGAATTGGGCTATTGTTCTTTTTACAGGATTGGTTGTGTTTATTGTTCTTGACTGGATGTTTAGAGGTAGTTTTCATTATGTTATTATGGAAGAATAG